The genomic segment ACCTAAACTAACAATTTAAAGAATGCATTGCGCATGGGCAGCTGAGTGCATGTGTAAACATTTATAAAACAGAAACAAATGGGAGCGTGTGCTTGTTTCCAGGTCAACTTTTTGCTGTCCATAAAACACAAAACCTAAATGTTTAGATTACACAGAGAACCTTTATATGTATGCAAAAGAAACCAATAGTTGACAGCATACCTTATTAGAATAGATCGTCCAGTTGGTAAGAAGCTCCGATAGCATTGCTCCAAGAAGTCCAAACAAAGCACCAGATGCACCAACAGAAATGTTTCGCTGAATAAAAAGTGAAGAAAAGATGCTCCCACCAAATCCTGATACTAGGTAGATAAGCCCAACTCGCACTGCCagattatatttcaaaatacatGTTACGGATGCATGGGTTTTACCATAAAATGGTAAAAACCATAAAATGGTAGAAAAGATTATATTTCAACTTGATGTTGTGCTTAAAGTGTGAGAACTGAGAACAATAATAATCCAAGGAATAAGGTTTTTCCAGTCTCTGTTTTGTAGTATTTGAATGCGCAAGCGAGTGCGTGTGTGAAATGATGCAACTGCAAGCATGTTGATTTCAACTTAAGCTGTGATGCAGGCACATAATCAACAAGATTTGATATAGATcgccaaaagaaaagaacatgacATACCAAATCCAAACTGCTGTTCAAGGCGAATCCCAATAAAGACCAAGCTCAACATATTTGCAAGCACATGAATAACACCGGCATGCAACCACATACAAGTGATGAGTCTCCATCCTTGATCTCCACGCACTACTTTGTTCCACTCAAGAGCTCCCATTTTTTCCAATCTGCACAATCATCAGTACATTAAGATTAACTATCAAAGTTCCTCAACAGAAGTCAAGCAATTGTCTACTGCCACATGAATTAGAAGGCTGCTTACAGATGCTTTCCTACAAGCAGTAAAGGCACATAAATTTGAACAAATCGCAACAACAAATTCCAAAAATTGTAGTGTTTAAGAATTTTTGTTGCAGCTCAAGTAAGAACTTGACATGGAATACTATTTATGTCATCACACCCCTCAATCCAACCCATCAAGACACCAGTCTACAGCACTCAAGAGATCATAAGCATTACTAGATATGTCTCTGTGAATTACAGATTAAAATTTATCCTGTAGTCTTCGATCTGTAAACCAAATACAAGATATAGCCTCGTGTTCTCAAAACTCTAGCACCtttaaaagtgaagaaaatacAAAGAATTTACAAAAAGCTTAGTCTTCCAAAACCGTTTGGTGATAAATTCAACTCCATACCAAGTCCAAAAACCGTAATTTTCACTCTGCCTTGATACCTGATCGCAAGAACAAATTTCGTCGTCCATAAAGTGGAAAAGAAGATTCCCGGTAAAAgcaagattaaaaaacaaaacttttcatcaaatatttcttataaacACCTGGTACTATATGTTGTCATGAGCTCAATTAAGCCCTTGTCTCAATTAACACTAGTAACAAGTATCGAAAATACCAAATCAGAACCATTTAAcaggcaaaagaaaaggattatctaaaattatgttataagaaACTCCTACCCAATCTCTCAACGTCCaaatccaaaatcaaacaaataaaaactacaaaacctCACAAATCCAAACCAAACACAAGACCCCAACCAAGAAACAAATCCAAACCCACATCAAAACACCAATAAAGCTCacaattttgaacaaaaataagCAAAAGAGAAAAGTAACTTACGTAGCAGAAGACGGGCCAAACAGAGGGTTCTCCTTCAACGGCTGAAAAGAGAACCTGCCGAGGAACTTAGGCACACAACTACGTTCAGAACCGAGATTTTTTTTAGGACAATCGTTGACATACATGACAACAATAAAAACAGCAATGTTGGCAACAACAAACATGGGAATTAGCCAAGAAGTCCATTGCTTCTCTGCTGTTTCAACATAGTATGAAGGGAGATTTGAGCTATTTCCTCCGTTCTTTGTCCCTCTCTCTAGATCCCTACTTGTCATTGTCTCTAGCTCTTACACAgagataatatgttttttattttttatttttgtgagtAACGGATTATTTATACATGCGGGAAGTTAAAATAGAGAAGTGGCTTACAAGGGAGTTGCTGAAAGAAATCAGAAATCGAGCAggaaaggaattttttttttttttaggatttagcCGTTGTAAAGTATGGGAAACTGTAATCTCCGTGTCTGAATCTAATTATATGCGAGTCATGTCTGAGTTCATTgaccattaaatattttttataaaaaaaacatcatattaatattaatatattataagatatgtatttcaaaaaataattaatatataaactcACTCAAAGATATCATTATCGCGCTTGCTTTATCAGTTCGGCAGTATTTATTTTGGCGGTAGTATTGTATTgttgaagaaaattaatttgttttgttttaaattaatatttttttttgttattttagtgGGATGatgtaagaaataatttataaaaaaaaaaatattattttaatatatttttaaataaaaaatattttttaaaaattcattatcaCAACAACAAACACTATTGCAtataccaaaaataatattgatcaGAGACAAAACTACAGAATtacatttggaaaaaaaacatatgaactAATAATGTGTGGCCAAGGTAACAAAAGAAGGTTGATGGGCATAGTAAGTACTTGTAGGAAGAGGATAATTGTTCTTCGTCGTGCAAGTCGGCTTGAACAAGCAAGTGGTTGCATTTAATTCAACACAAACGACTGTGGTCtttgttcttcttttaaaagaaaagagaaacgaGGACGATgctatttttcaataaaattagaaattcgAGATTGAAGAAGCCAGCTGCCTGTAGTTATGACAAAATtcataaccaataaaaataagtGCTCTTGTTCCGAAAAATAGTTGCAAATAACTACTCGTTTGCTTATAGGGCTTGCTAAATGCCAGCGAAAAGCAGCAGCACACTCGTTATAGGGTGCCTGAGAGTTagttttaaccctttttttttttctttgttaaaatttgaattgttttttgttttaaattatttttttagtattttttattattattttgatgtactaatattaaaaataaaattaataaaataaaaaatattattttaaaatttatctgagcgaaaacatatttttttttttattcttatccgAGTatcattacattttttttaaaatttgagataCTAGTCTTATTCGAGATTCATAGCTGCCCCTTCCAACAAATATACTTTCTGGAGATCAAATTTGTATTCTTATTCTTAGAGGGATCTAACCACTAGCTCAACACTTTATTGTTGGTAGCGAAAATATATTCTATGTTACTTCTGTAATGGATAATCCCACCACAATTcctataaaatgaaaaaaattaatgtgtcTTAAATGTATGATCACAAGCATATATAAGAAGACATATCAAGCAAGGGTTTCCTTTCACTTGTTAGAATCCCGCCCCGGAGtcctaaaaataaacaaaatgaccacaggatttattttattttattttgtaacgGAAAGCaggaatacacacacacatgtatatgATCacacgaaaaaaaataaatgcaagatCAATCTTGAATATTTCCTCAAAAAATAAACGATAGTTGTGATGTGTATGTTACAGAGTGGagagtaattattttattttattcaccaACTCTTTATCCCTTCCCCAATTAATTAACACTGCCCCATTCACGAGCAGTTTCTCTTTTACCTTCCGTTACCAGGGAAACCTTCTCCCTTTCTTCTTTGGCTTTGTAACGTGTCTCTCTCGTTTAATTTGTCgcaaatctttttatttctaacgTGTTTcctttcttaaataaaaagaagtcaaTTGATTTATTGCTATTGTCGTTTGagaatactttttatttatttatttatttatttattgaggaATCTAGCTCATGCCGTGACTGAGTCAAGTCAAAGCACAATTTTCTAATCACGAAGGAAAAGGGAAATAGTAAATGCTTCTTCACCTTGTTGGGAAAAGCCAACAAGATCCACGTTGTTTTTGTTAGTTCGTATTTCTATATGCTGTGATGAGATTGAAGACTTGAAACCATAACTCATACCCCGCCCCAAGGGCTTAATCACCTTATTAAATGACACGTGTTATACATTCATTTAAGGGTCAATAGCTCATTTAATACCTAACCTTGTCTTGTATATATACTATGTCcctttttctaattttaccTTCAAGAAAATCTTGTAATCGGTTTTTTATGATACCGGGGGCGGGTCAAAGCAAAGAATATCCATTCAGACACtagaaaaaaagattatcaaCCGATAAATGAGTGGtatataatagttgtttttttaagtatttttttagaaaatatatcaaaataatattttaattttttttaaatatttttaacatcaacaaattaaaaatacattaaaatgatctaaaaatataaaaattaatttcaaacaaaaataaaattttaaaaaattataaaatacagaTTTTGCTGAAACCTCAAACAACCCCTATCTATAGCTACGGTGTGTTGTGTGAGATTTGTTGGGAGTGAAACAATTTGTGAATGTGAtgcaaaaactaataaaaatatagtttttttctgttttaaattatttttttatattttaacatcattttaatatattaatattaaaaataaattttaaaaaataaaaaatattattttaatatatgtttaaataaaaaatctctcgGACACAACTCCAGACACACGTACGCAAGGCCAGCAAAGAACCAAGAACGAAGATCTGTCAATCAATTTGTGTGTGAGATGGCAGTTATGGGAAAATATTTTGGTAGATGGGTCTTGCTGCCAACTGATGCTTAGAAGCTACTCGCTCACTTGGCATCTTCCATGATTCCATCTGTCAATCACTCTTTTCAAAGCCATTTTAGCCCACCTAATAAATGTTTTTGACAAGACTTGAGAACCTCATCGGATTTGAAacttttcccccttttttttcgttgatatttttcaaacttgttttttagttgaaactatattctttttaattttttatattaatatattaaaattaaaaaaacactgaaaaaataatttaatatttttcagataaaaaagaGATTTGACCAGGAAAAACAGCACTCGTTTAGCCAtgacaaatataaaaacaaaaatgggaATGGTAAACAAGAATGGACAATTttccagtatttttttttttttgatttacgtggggtatTCGGGCCAGCTTGCACGCATCACGACTATTCTCCACGGctcactggacatcctgcaagctcagtggcaggttaggcaccgcgaaGATGACAAACATGCATATAAAGGGTCAAACCCAgaataaaaatagaacaaaTTACACGATTGATCACATCAGCTAGGCCCTCGATTGATCACATCAGCTAGGCCCTCGATTGATCACATCAGCTAGGCCCTCGATTGCAAATTCTGTTGCTCGAGGGAGGATGGCGTGTTTGTTGGCACCTTGCGAATCGCCATTTCGGCTAATATGACAAATTTGTGGATATTACCGAGAGATCTGTCTTGGTTTCTGTATCGAGCTGTTGGACTAGCATGTCACTTGATATATGCCAGCTGACTAGTGATGTCAGCAATGTCACGACGACCCCTACCATTTACCTCGTCATATTTGAAACTTttccaatttttgttttttaaactatccttctaTGTCaggcaaattaaaattaattttttgtttattatcgAGGTTTAAttgtattctttttaaaaataattttttttagttttatattaatttttatatgtttttgaattattttaatgtggtgatattaaaaataatttttttaaaaaataaataaatatattatttttatatattaacaaaaatactttaaaaaataatatatactatACTTCTAAAAATACACGAAAGGAGATCATCACTTTAAACTCATGTTATTTCGGTATGTTTAATAGACTAACTTTCATGCAATAAATCATTAACACATGTagaaaaatgaatcaaattgtatgttaattgaaattaaattatttaaaaataattttaagaatatatacttgtactaatttattatattagaataaattaatttctaagCTTTCATCTTAGATTTTGAGCttaaaaatctcatttaatcATCAAgcttatcttttaaatattatcaacAAGATCACGGCCAcgagataatataaaaaaaaacctcatggaTACTTGATTGCCGTAAACGGCACCTTCTATGTGCTGCtgcaaatattaatttaaaagattatcaATTACTTTGCACAGTATACTATTGTTATGCTTagcattaattaacaaaaaaaaacctaaaagtaGGGAAGATTTCATTCTAACTCTCCTTACAAAATGCTATttactataataatattttttttagttttttttcttttaatctatatttgttttttaatttcaattttatcatacaacgttaacaaaatattaaaagagaatGGAATTTCATTGTACCCCTCCTCACAAAATTCTATTTActataatagtgtttttttttaatttatattttttttctaattttaatttcatcattcaacattatgTCCAATAGAGattgaactttttattttttttttaatttactttttataaggttatttcaatctcatgacTCAGATCGcaggtttaacgagttaacttaGTTGACTCAAGTCTTTTTCTCCTTTCCCTGGTTGACTCCccccttcaattttatttttcaacattagactgataaataataaaacatcgtgatttgttttggtttactttctataaggttatccaTGTCTCATGACTTAAATCATGAGTTTGGCAAGTAAATCTGGGTTGagtcaagttgttttttttattttttatttttttttaaatttcatctctcaacgttaggttaattgagaatttaaattcataatcatttcaatttattttttattagattatttcaGTTTCATGACTCAGATTATGAACTTGACAAATTAACTTATGTCagtttttagatcgtttttttttaaagaagatttTATTGTACTCCTCTTCATAAAATACTATTCACTATAacaatgttttcttcttcttctaaaatatgtttttttttcaattttaattacatctttcaacattaaatttattaagattaaGCTTCATAGCTTTTTTTGAGGttatttcattcttattatTTGGACCGTGAATTTTAATGAGTTAACTTtgttgacttaattttttttttctaataaatttttttaattttcttaattaagtgACCAAAGAATAGGGCTGATCTCTCCCCTATCCATGCAATTCTATTCCGGATTCCTTAAAGAAAAAAGGGTTGGATATTTGCTACTATTTAAATTCGATTCTTATagctttaattatttcaaatcaataaaaaatgcatttaattttattaaactgAGCATCAAGTgagcaataatttttttccctgtataaccaaaacaaaacatcaatcctgattttaaataaacacaCCTTAAGATCCCATAATCTATGCATTTAAAACAAGCTACCAAGCGCTATTGCTGAAGAATGCAATTTCAAaggaacaaaataagaaaacaaaaacattaagggatcaaaataaaaaaaaatgaccaaaagaaaaaaagaaaaaaacatagtaaattattattataatctatGTTACAATGCATGTTTGCAAATTGTACTTTCCCCgcactctttaatttttttcttttaacttaatAATAAAGCCTTTCAAAAGGTTCTTCTTCACCCActgcattttttaaatttatttattagtattattattaagtgGATGTTCTAATGGGCCTTTGATTACAAATGGAAAGCAATCCTCCACCAATATTCGTAAATTTAATTTGGATTCTCTTATTTGAACAAAATCTCCTTCGTATCCTTGAGATTACATATTTagctttatttaatttattctaaaatgATTATCTTGTGAAAGCATTaagtcatttatttattatttttttaaagaaaacgaaaaaacaatgatattagattttaatattttggaatggttataaaataatataaaatctaaaacatgtAATAATATATCCagtgtttaaaattatagtaataattgcttttaaaatattttttgttttcaactttgaaatgtattaaaataatttttttttattttttaaaaattatttttaatattaatatattaaaataaaataatatgaaaaaaccaaaacatattattttttttaaaaaaatttaaatctttttaaaatatttttataacacaaaaataaagacACCCATGATTCACATATGCACTGTTTCTTTCTTCGATATTTTTTGTTCTCGAGATCTGTTTAGGAACTCAAAGACCACATTGCTCCCATGTGAGGTGCTCTGTAAGCAGCGACGTGATGTAAATGGCTATAAGCCACAACTACTCTCGCCGTAAATGCATCTTTTCACCGTTTATGCATCCTTGGAACGCTCTCCACGTTGCCCAAGGGCTAAGGCATCCACACCTGGCATTTGCATACATCAaatccaaatcttttttttcttttctcctcgtGAACCAAAACCAGAACCACACAAGGCTATATCTTAGAAACAAAATCTATTTCTCTCTGATTTTCTTCTTTGCCTAAATCTATTTCTCTCTGATTTCTTACCTTCCATCTCACTATCTAGTTCTATTTACATGTACATTGGCTTCTGTACGTTTGGAATCTTGGGATGGAGCGAATTTGTAGAGTGTTACAAGGGTTGAAACCTGCATTGCTTATGGTGTTGGTTCAAGTTGCATTTGCGGCAGTTAATATTCTGTACAAATTGGCAGCAAATGATGGGATGAACTTGAAGATTATCGTTGCTTATAGATTCATATTTGCCACTGCTTTCATGGCACCTCTTGCATTCATTGTTGAGAGGTTTGGTCTCTTTGCTTCTTTAACCATCTCTCTCAAGTAGCTACTCTTCGAAATATCATAAGATCTGGGCTTTCAATCTAATGTTCCTTATTGTTTACAATATTCTTACAAATATTCAGAAACTTTCAAACTATCAATGCATGCAAGAGAAAGGAGTTTTTGTTCGTTTTCTACCTGTCTCTTTGTCCATTGGCGGAATAAAATTGTTTCACTTTGCTCTTTAacgattttttttactataaagttTTCCGTATTTTGTGGTTTCTCCTCGTCAAAGCATCAAATGGTCTTACgcgaattttttttattataaagttttcCGTATTTtgtggtttatatatatatatatatatatatatatatatatatatgaagggtGACTGCTGCTTATACTAGTCAACCATTATCATTTCATCGTCTCTTTCATtccttaacttttttaattaagattttatattttatgttatttttcataatcagattgtctttatataattttaggttttaaaaaactctaatttcttaatatataatttaaaactgtaatttttaagatttataaaacCTTAACtttctatcttttattttactatatcaTGTGTCAATTCATGTCGTCATTTAATGTAAAGTCTTAATCAGTAAATCTGGTCTCGCGAGACAAGCATCTTTAGCCATTCCCAGGGTTCTTCAAATCTTCTTTTCTTACTTGCAGGAATTGTCATGAAATTACTACTGAAAAGGAAATTAATGGTTTCCTTGtactatacacacacacacactcgtTTACAATCTAATAATTGTCATGTGTTGTTTTTGCAGGAAGAACAGGGGGAAATTAACGTGGACAGTAATCATTCAAGCATTTTTTTGTGGTTTATTTGGGTAAGCTGCATGTCATCACAGCtcaatgaaaaattaagagaacAAAAATAACAGTTGCTTGACATTCATTGCACTTTCCCTGTTATCAGGTGAGCGATCTTTATAGTAAACAATCACTTCAAGAGAAATTAGTCAGCATATTaagttgatttgttttataaggaTACGATATCCatgaattattttctattcCAGGTGTTCGTTTGCTCAAAATGCGTACATCGAAAGCTTGGCCTTAATATCTGCAACTTTTGCCTGTGCCATGGCTAACCTAATTCCAGCTGTTACCTTCATCTTAGCCTTCATATTTAGGTAAGTATACAAGTGCGTTACCTCATGTAACGTTTTGTTCTACTAGTTTACTGTGCAATTAATGGAAGTGATCCTTCATAGTAAATTATAAATcactattctttttcttttaatgactTTGTAAGTGTagttttcaaaatcattaagttaattcattgtCCAGAGTTTactatttttttgtcctttcaaaaaggcgttttttcttttattttgtagcATAATAAATTggaagatttaaaaataaaagggcatTTTTAATTAGGGAAATACA from the Populus nigra chromosome 1, ddPopNigr1.1, whole genome shotgun sequence genome contains:
- the LOC133700247 gene encoding RHOMBOID-like protein 2 encodes the protein MTSRDLERGTKNGGNSSNLPSYYVETAEKQWTSWLIPMFVVANIAVFIVVMYVNDCPKKNLGSERSCVPKFLGRFSFQPLKENPLFGPSSATLEKMGALEWNKVVRGDQGWRLITCMWLHAGVIHVLANMLSLVFIGIRLEQQFGFVRVGLIYLVSGFGGSIFSSLFIQRNISVGASGALFGLLGAMLSELLTNWTIYSNKIAALLTLVVIIAINLAVGILPHVDNFAHIGGFFTGFLLGFVLLLRPQFGWVESQHFRADAHVKSKHKAYQYMFLLAAAVLLIVGFTLGLVMLFKGKNGNDHCSWCHYLSCVPTSKWKCENR